actgtgttgatgaagagagagtttcaccagatgctgcatgcataacaatgacacctgctgaaattcccttttctatacaactgttgaagatacaggagccctgtcctcctttccttagggTCATAGATTTCCACCATGGaaatctactgtatttcttcgattgtaagacaccatcgattgtaagacgcacactaatttcggtaccaccaacaggaaaaaaaaccctaagacacacccacgattctaagacgcaccccatttttagagatgtttatatgggggaaaaagtgcgtcttagaatcgaagaaatagggtatctccCCAACCCTGGTGATGGGAAAGCATGGATTCTGAAAGAGGAACTGGAAgggggggctggggaaagtgcagaaaagggcaactaaaataatgaaggggctggagcatctcccctacgagggaaggttacatcaactgggattgtttagcttggaaaaaaggaggctaaggggagacaggatagaggtgtacaaaattatgcagggtgtggagaatgtggagagggagacatttttctccctctctcaaaatactagaaaccaatggggtcatcccatgcaactgattggtgggagatccaggacaaataaaaggaaggacttcttcacacagcgcatagttaaactatggaactcactaccacaagatgtagtgatggccaccaaattggatggcattaaaggggATTGGgtacattcctggaggcgaaggctatccatggctactagccctgatggttgtgtgctatctccagtattcgaggcaggaagcccgtgtgcaccagttgctggggaacatgggtgggagggtgctgttgcaccatgtcctgcttgttggtccctggccgatggctggttggccactgtgtggacagagtgcaggactagatggacccttggtctgatccagcctcagggcgcttcttatgtcctctttctcccctcccctcaaagcAAAGCATTGGTGCCTCCCTCGTTCTCCTGCAGCCCCCTTACCTCTTTGCCCCGCCCCACGCAACGGCCTCCCCCTCCTCGCAGGGAAACCTCTTCAAGCCGACTTCCCTACCCGGAAGACAAAGACGGCTGCAGTTCCGAGtacttcccctcttctccccagtTGTGGAACTTCCCGCCTCTCTAGGAACTGTCGCTCGATTCCGCTGACCCTTGGAGGACTGAGGGGCAGGAGCTGGGCTGCCTCCCTTCCAATCGCCTCCATTCACTGAAGCTTTTGGCTCCTTCGGGGCTGCGGCTGTTTCCCTCGGAGGCGGCCGGGAGGGAGGCAGCCCTCCGGCTGCAGGGGAGCTGGAAAAGCCAGCagtgctttttctccttctcctgaacaaaagcaatgaagggaagagattcACAGGGTCTGCCAGAAAACCCTTTGGTTTcctccagttgtgctggactaCATTCCCCATCATGTCCAGCCAGCGTGGTTTTAAGGGACTGCTGTCCAAGACAGCCGGAGGACACCATGTCAGAGAGGGCTGAGTTGTGCTTTTACACCCCAGCTTTCTTCACTGGGATCTCTATGTGGCTCAGAGTTTGAACTTCTGCCCATCATCTCTCCACCAAAGGGGAAATGAACCAAACTCTGCTTTTCTCTTCCTTCTGAGAGGAGGAAAAACGTCTTATTATTTCCATTACAAATAGACAAATGGAACGTAAGGacgaaagagccctgctggatcgggccCTTGGAgctccagcgttctgttcacacaggggctaaatatttatttatttgtaacatttatgtatttatttatttgtaacatttctccTGAACAGAAGCCATGAAGGGAAGAATTTCTCAGTTTCCCTCTGGCTCTTTGTCACTTTTTCCCTCTTCACTCAGCTCTGCTGCAGGGATTCTGTGCTGTGTTGCTCCCCCACTTCAGCCCAGCACCCCAGTTTTGCCCAAGGGGAAAAGGGCTGCATGTCAGGTAGTCACTGCACCGATGCCAGCAGCCGCACACCTCTTCTGTCTAGGCCGACCAAGTTGCAATATTGGCAGGACACCTTACCTGGCTCTTTCCAATAGCCCTGGCCTAATACAACTTTTTGTCTGAGGAAGAAAATACAAATGGCACACACACAGTTAGGCGTAAAGTAAAAATACAGTTCCCTCCATTTCCAATGTTCATGTGTGAGTGCCAGTACCCCCATTTCATTTAAGTACCCGACAATTGCTGAACATAAACAGTGTCCCAAACCCATCATGTTAAGTGACCCATCGCAATTTACCTCATGGCAGGACACAGTTCATGTCTCTGTTTCTTGGTCATTCTAGCATTTTTACTATTCCGCTCTCCAGAGGCTGGCAAAAGTCGTTCTAGCCTTTTTTGCTAATGGTCTGGTATGTTTTGAGCATGTTTTTGCCTGTGCCAAATCCAAAAGGAAAATGTTCCACCCGCTCCCTGTCCCATCTGATCACTACCTGTAAAGAGTTTTTTGAGCAATAAGTAAATAATTCAGAAAGTTTGGGTGTTGTGAAGATTTGCACTGCAATTCAAACTGAGCATACGTGTGGCTTGTTTTCCTGGGGAGAGAAGCCTCCACTATCCACCCAGTTATGGAGAGATTACAAAGTCTGATCCATTCTGTATTTTATCCTTCTTATTGTttatcagtggtgtagtggaaatTTAATGGTGTGACAACAAATCCGGCCTGCCAGACCTCCTTGGTTCAAAGGCCTCTCCTAACCCTTTAgtttaacctttgtaaacatcccagagagcttcggctatgtttATTACGTTTattatataaacgtaataaacaaATACTGGTGCAGAGATTgcagctaaaatatactggtagtTTTGGCCAACTCCTTTCGCCCTGCCCACTGGTGGGATGCGGCTTCtgaggctcagcaatactacaaacgagaaggatcttggaattgttgtaggtcacaagctgacagtgcgatatggctgcaagaaaggcaaatgctattttgggctgcattaatagaagtatagcttccaaatcacatgaggtactggttcctctctattcggccctggttaggcctcatctagagtattgcgtccagttctgggctccacaattcaagaaggacgcagacaagctggagcgtgttcacaggagggcaaccaggatgatcaggggtctaaagccctatgaggagagactgaaagaactgggcatgtttagcctggagaagattgaggggagacatcatagcactcttcaaatacttaaaaggctgtcacacagagaagggccaggatctcttctcgatcctcccagagtgcaggacacggaataatggactcaagttaaaggaagccagattccagctggacatcaggaaaaacttcctgactgttagagcagtacggcaatggaatcagtgacctagggaggttgtgggctctcccacactagaggccttcaagaggcagctggacaaccatctgtcagcgatgctttagggtggattcctgcattgagcagggggttggactcgatggccccttccaactctgctattctatgattctatgaattcagcggaaggaaatttggccctcaggctcaaAAAGGTTCAAGAACTCTATTAAAATGGGTTCAAGTTATCACTGAAGGGGTCCCTGCATTGCACGTTTCTAGTTTGTCCCGTCTGCGTTCCTGTAGGCACCTGCTGTGTAAGGAAGCTTGAAAAGACATTTCTATTGCTGCTAAAGGACTTTCAGTGTTCCTGTGTTCCAGATGTTAGACCTCCcatccctccaggtgtgttgggctacCACtgccattggccacgctggctggggataatgggagctgcagtccaacacacctggatggAGCCAGGTTACTACACAACGGGAAAGAAGATTCCCCTCAATAAAATGGGGAGTGAAATATGTTTTACCGTCCAAGACCTGTGAGAGAGAAGCAGGTTATTAAGATGACTGTTGCGAAAGAGACAGGACTGAGGTTTTGTGTTTGGAGGGGAGAGGAGCATGGACAGAGAGGTAGAGGGAATTAACCTTTGGGGAAAGGCGGGGAGGGGGCTCAGCTGAGTGGGAATGGGTTTAGGGCTGGGGTCCCCAGTGTCGTGCCCATGAGAAGCAATGTGTTCACAGACACCTCTTTTGGCACTCACCAAATTTAGGGCCCACGCATTCAGGCCAAACACCCCTTCAAATCATGTACCAAtcccccttctccccccgcccAGCGAAAAGGCACATACCCCATTCTTCTTGAGCCGCCACTCATTCCTCTTCCTTGGGGGACAGAGCTGTATGGGCCTCATGGCCTGAACTGCACCCCTTAATCTAACCTGATGCCGTCAAGTGCTGTGGAGAACGCTACCCTACTGCCAGTGTGGTtgcttttaattacattttattgtaaaatgtcaataaaagaaaaggaaaagaaaaaaagtcactaCATAGATTTGAAAATCAAGTTCAACGCACATATATGAAACGCGCATACATATATAACAAAAATAGGGCTAAAACATACACGAACTACAAgagaagcagaccaaatatccatagaAGTATGCATTCACAAGTGGCATCTATATACCACTGTCTCTTCAAATGATGAAAGTGTTCTTAGGTGCTCAATCCTTTGCATTAAAGAGGATGTGTAGAagccatttgcgctgaccatgcgtTGACCTCTAGGAAGCAGGTCAATAATTTAAGAGGATATTCACAtcaataaatattaaagagtgcTGCAATATAAGTTTTATCTGTATAATACGAACATTAAAAGGGTCGTGCTAGATCAGACTAAGAGTGCATCAAGCCcagcacactatttatttattatatttatatcctgccttttttcctccaaggaacccaagatggtgtacataatcctcctcctcctctccatgttatcctcacaacaaccaccctggagttgggctgagagtctgtgactggcccaaagtcaccctgtgggtttccatggccgagtggggactagaacccagttctttccaacaccttagccactacaccacaccagatTGTGGATTGATATGACTGatcagcctcaataagtgcttcaaatttgcagatgacacaaaattgggagggatagGTAATACCCTGAAGGGTGGAAAACAACATTCAAAGTGatattgataggctggagagctgggctgaaaacaacagaatgaaatttaatagggttaaatgcagagttctacacctaggaaaaagaaaccaaatgaactgttACAAGATGGGTgttacttggctcagaaatactacaagcgagaaggatcttggaattgttatagatcacaagctgaatatgagccaacagtgtgacgtggctgtaaaaaaagagcaaatgctattttgggatgaattatgctattttgggatgaatATTTTGGGatgtatagcttctaaatcgcatGTGTTCCCCTCTACCTGGCACTGGATACACCTCATCTTCAATgctgcatccagttttgggcaccacactttaagaaggatgcagacaagctggacaggattcagaggagggcaacaaggatgaccaggggtctggaaacaaagccctatgaagagagactgaaagaactgggcatgtttagcctggagaagagaagattgaggggagacttgatagcactcttcaaatacttaaaaggctgtcacacagaggagggccaggatctcttatttatttattacatttatatactgcccaatagccgaagctctctgggcagtttacaaaagttaaacactcttgatcatcccagagtgcaggacacagaataatgggcttaagttacaggaagccagattctggctggacatcaggaaaaacgtgctgactgttagagcagtacaacaacggaaccagttacctagggaggttgtgggctctccctcactagaggccttcaagagacagctggacaaccctctgtcagggatgctttagggtggattcctgcactgagcagggggttggactcaatggccttgtaggccccttccaactctgctattttatgatccCAACATGCAGCCCCAGGAACCTCCAAGGCAAGAGAAGTGACTCTGCTCacctctattctatgattctacaaaatACAATGTGAAAGCTAAAGGCTAAAGcttaaggacagccccacatagagtgcactgcagCAATCTAGATTTGCAGTAACTAGTGCCTGTAttactgtggccaagctatccctagCTAGGAGTGGCTGTAGCTGGTCAATCAGCTGAAACTGCTAAAAGGTACTCAGAGCAGCTATGGCCACCGGAACTTCCAGCGTTAGTGATGGATTTAAAAGTTCCCCCAGGCTATGAACCAGATCTCTCAAAGGGGGTACAACCCATCCAGAAGAGGCAATGACCGAGGTTCTGGAATCACTCACTCACATGGATTCCACCTTGCAAAATTCACCTTTTTGGCCATCATCTAGACCATCTAGGCAccgatccaggacttgcacagcttcacctgatttatttatttatttattacatttttataccgcccaatagccgaagctctctgggcggttcacaaaaattttaatGACAAAACCTCATCATCAGCACTCTCTAGTTGTGCCACGAAAGTAGCATTACAAAACGAGTCCCACGAAATGATAGGAGACATGTATCTACTAATAGCCATAAATGTGAGAAGAACCCTATTCATTTCTGCCAGAAGAATAATGTCAAACATTTAGAGAGAGGACCAACGTTAGAagattccagaactgaccaaagTGAAAATGAGTGAAAAGACCAAAATGTAGGACAATAGGCCCAATGAACGCGGCAAGATCCCGAAAGCCAACCCACCCTCTATAATTGGAAGTTGTGTCCTTTTCAAGGATATCCCACAGGTCTTCTGATTGTGACCTGCTGCTGGCCTTCCCCACGCCTCCCGCAAGAAGGATTCCTCCCTTAAGGCCTGGCCTCACACCACTCCTATGCCTTTGCCTGTGATAATGACCACAGAAAATTTCTCTCTAGCGGCACCTTGCATTGAAATCTTACGTGGtgttcactcactcactcctcgGACTCTTTTCCCGGCAGGCCTGGAATTCTGAAAGTTTTGGTGTTGTAAAGATTACCACTGCAATTCAAGTTTGACTTGCTTTGCCAGGGAGAGAAGCGGATCACGCGTCCTCCACTATCCATCCAGTAATGGAGAGATTACGAAGTCTGAACCATTCTGTATTTTATCCTACTTATTGTTTATTATTCGTATATAAGTGGAGTAGTGGAAGTTTAAAGGTGAGAAGACAAAGCCCTCCTTGTTTCAAAGGCCTCTCCTAAACCTTTAGTTTAacctttgcaaaccacccagagctcAGATTTGCAAAACAGAGCACTGAGTGTCAGTGCtaaacataaaatcatagaatagtacagttggaaggggcctctaaggccatcaagtccaaccccctgctcaacgcaggaatccacgtcaaagcatacctgacagtttgGTTGACGATTGCCCATGGCGCCTTCCTGTccttttcctcaggcagagaaacacctctgGTGGGACTACAGCCTACCCTCATATATCTACACCTTCTCCAGCTGCCCCTATTAATACGTTAGCAGCTTGTGTGAATGGAAAtcggagcaggggaggggatgTGACTTTTTTTACAAACTTCCTTTCTACAAACAACTGCTGGATCCCCATCCACACTGTGCTAGAGGACCACTCAACATTCTAGGGAACATTTGGGGGAGCCGGTGGTGCAATAAATGGAAGTCAGGGCTTGTCAAAACCAAGTTGCTCACTCTGCTAAAATATAAAACCTTCTTTCAACAGAAAGAATTCGAGATCATAGTCTTTACATGTTGTTTGACATGAACTCAAAAGGAAACATAGTATGGAAGCACAAGTTATTAATATAATTCACCCATGTGTGTTTAAATCATTTCTACTGTGAGTCTTCtttgatggaaaagaaaagtCTGGGGAACAGTGAGAGCATATATTCTGGGCGATCCCGATTCTGCAGTTGCCTTTGAGCCTGCTTCATAAGCAGGCCTGTTCTCTTGAGTAAGCCCTTACTCATGTGTATTTCCTGGGCGAAAGGGTACTCTGGGGATCAGGTAGGCGCTGTCACCATGGCTCTGAGTATCCCATGTGATGCACTGCGAACTGTGCTCTGGAGAGCCGTGGATGCTGGGAGGAGAATCTGGAATCACGGCTGGGCTCGCGACTGGGTTGAACGATTTGCTGGGAACCTCAGACGAGGCATTGCTGTCAGAGGACTCATCTTGTTCCTGGTCTGCTGTAGAAGATTGTTCTGAGGTATCTGAGTCCTCCTCTTCTGAAGAGGTCTCTGTGTGAGGTCTTCTTAGATGTGAAATAAACGATGACCTgtgactgaagcactttccacacaccacacatttaaacggtttctcccctgtgtgagttctttgatgtagaGAAAGGTATTCCTTACGGATgaaattctttccacactccaagcatttaaagggtttctcccctgtgtgagttcttttatgTATAGAAAGGTATTCGTTCCGAgtaaaactctttccacactccaagcatttaaatggtttttcccctctgtgagttctttgatgtacaGAGAGGTAAGCCTTCCCGCTgaaattctttccacactccaagcacttaaatggtttctcccctgtatgagttctttgatgtacaGAAAGGTGTTCATTCCGAGAgaaattctttccacactccaagcattgaaaTGGTTTTTCTCCTGTATGGGTGGTTTGATGCAGATTAAGGGCACTTCTATCGcagaagccctttccacactccaagcacttgaatggtttttcccctgtgtgagttcctTGATGGGAATTTAGAGCACTTCTCTGGGAGAATCTCTTCCCGCATACCaagcattgatatggtttctcccctgtgtgagttctttgatggcgATTAAGGGCAGATTGGcaattgaagctctttccacactccaggcatttatacaCTTTTCCCCTAATGTGAACCATTTTATGTGCTGTAAAGGCACCCTTCagcctgaaactctttccacactccaggcatttaaaaggtttctcttctgtgtgagTTGCCAGATGATGAATTAGTGTTTTCTTgagactgaagctctttccacactgcaaacattcaaatggtttctcccctgtgtgaattcttcgatgATTAGCAAGGCCATCCTTTCggctgaagttctttccacagtcCGGGCATTTAAATGGGTTCTGTTCTGTGTGCATTATCTGATGAGCAGTAAAGTTTTCTTTGCgtttgaagctctttccacactccaagcattcaaatggtttctcccctatgTGAGTTCCTTGATGTCTAGCAAGGCCATCCTTCCGTCTGAAGGCCTTTTCGCACTGCAAACAttgaaatggtttctctcctgtgtgaatgcTTTGATGACTAACAAGGCCATCCTTCtgtctgaagctctttccacagtccaGGCAATTAAATGGGTTCCCTTCTGTGTGCATTATCTGATGAGTAGTTAAGCACTTTCCACACTTCAGGCATTTAAATGGGTTCTCTTCAGTGtaagttctttgatgagaagtagaTTTATGTTCTCACTGAAGCTCATTCCACATGCCAAGCATTTTAACATCGACCCCCATGAGCCGATTCTCCGATCGAGGGAAAGTTCCCCCTTCTGACAAAATGCTTTTCCACGCTCCAAACAGTTAAATCGTTTCTCTATTGTCTGTGTTCTTTGATGGGGGAGAAGTACTGTATTCTGCccaaaactctttccacattcaaGGCTTTTATGCCATTTCTTTGCTATGAGGGTTGTACAATGATCATCAAGGTTTGATTTATGAGCGTGTGAGCCCTTTTCATTTGATTTGCTCTTttgtttgctttctcccacacatCCGTGGCTGAAACAAAAAGAGaaacagaacatgagtgcaacgtGAAAATCAAAGAAGCAATATGATGTTCCCCTATATTAGAAACGTACACGTCAGTTCCCtaaactgaatcatagaatagtacagttggaaggggcctatacggccatcaagtccaaccccctgctcaatgcaggaatccaccctaaagtatacctgacagatggttgttgtcgaggaaatcaagctgggtggttcttttacctatgcccacaggtataggaaaatggctctataaatccTTAGCTCTATAAATCATAAGATTCATAGCTTCCTGCGAaactaaaacatatttttaagactGCAACTACTTTCACAACTATTAGCTGATGTTGAAATCATGTCACAAGATGGTGTCAACATAGGCAGCTagagggtggagtaagatgttttcaaggcaagctaaccgcaaaaggaaacagatggagatttaGTTGCTGaaactattgcaatacccatttatgtattgtttttctagtcagagaagtagttacactctgtacatgcctaaatgccttgcttctcattggttattgtattgcagaactgtattatgattggtaggaaggttctgccattgtatctgagggga
This window of the Elgaria multicarinata webbii isolate HBS135686 ecotype San Diego chromosome 3, rElgMul1.1.pri, whole genome shotgun sequence genome carries:
- the LOC134395726 gene encoding zinc finger protein 850-like yields the protein MIHIKGKVYECSKCGKSFNCQSALNCHQRTHTGEKPYQCLECGKSFSLKETLTLHQTTHTGKKPFKCLECGKNFSRKAYLSLHQRTHTGQKPFKCLECGKGFCQRSALNCHQRTHTGEKPFKCMECGKSFSRREHVLSHQTTHTGEKPFKCLECGKTFRGKAYFSFHQRTHKGQTPFQCLECEKGFSRRSALMHHQKTHTGEKPFKCLECGKCFRLRAHVLSHQKTHTGEKPFQCLECGKNFTRKAYLSLHQRTHTGEKPFKCLECGKQFSQKSSLTCHQRTHTGEKPFKCVVCGKCFSRRDALTSHQRRPHTETSLEDEESDTSEESSSAADLEQDEASCDSDASSDVPSKPFNPVASPAVIPDSPPTTQGTTEHQWQCIRWDTQNHDGSAYLTPRLPFCPENANELDTALETSESEHKSTSHQRTYTEENPFKCLKCGKCLTTHQIMHTEGNPFNCLDCGKSFRQKDGLVSHQSIHTGEKPFQCLQCEKAFRRKDGLARHQGTHIGEKPFECLECGKSFKRKENFTAHQIMHTEQNPFKCPDCGKNFSRKDGLANHRRIHTGEKPFECLQCGKSFSLKKTLIHHLATHTEEKPFKCLECGKSFRLKGAFTAHKMVHIRGKVYKCLECGKSFNCQSALNRHQRTHTGEKPYQCLVCGKRFSQRSALNSHQGTHTGEKPFKCLECGKGFCDRSALNLHQTTHTGEKPFQCLECGKNFSRNEHLSVHQRTHTGEKPFKCLECGKNFSGKAYLSVHQRTHRGEKPFKCLECGKSFTRNEYLSIHKRTHTGEKPFKCLECGKNFIRKEYLSLHQRTHTGEKPFKCVVCGKCFSHRSSFISHLRRPHTETSSEEEDSDTSEQSSTADQEQDESSDSNASSEVPSKSFNPVASPAVIPDSPPSIHGSPEHSSQCITWDTQSHGDSAYLIPRVPFRPGNTHE